From a region of the Takifugu flavidus isolate HTHZ2018 chromosome 20, ASM371156v2, whole genome shotgun sequence genome:
- the rc3h2 gene encoding roquin-2 isoform X1 encodes MPVQAAQWTEFLSCPICYNEFDSSEHQPISLGCSHTVCKTCLHKLHRKACPFDQTPISTDIDLLPVNCALLQLVGAQASLEIPEVRLVSLNGAAEVKSYEVCRVCVEELALYLRPLSAAKGVASVCPSVLSRPMQRKLVTLVNCQLVEEEGRVRAVRAGRSLGERTVTELILQHQNSQQLSANLWAAVRARGCQFLGPAMQEDALKLVLLALEDGSALSRKVLVLFVVQKLEARFPQASKTSIGHVVQLLYRASCFKVTKRDEDSSLMQLKEEFRTYEALRREHDAQIVHIAMEAGLRISPEQWSSLLYGDLVHKSHMQSIIDKLQSPESFAKSVQELTIVLQRTGDPANLTNLRPHLELLANIDHNPDAPTPPWDELERVMLAVKLVVHGLVEFIQNFSKKSHDTPQPQPNSKYKTSMCRDLRQQGGCPRGSNCTFAHTQDELEKFRLRNKKSSAAGRVFPLAPGIMGKTFALEAGLHTDAPAGVAQGLKGDTTTVLVEGVAGGTHHKLISRGADAMEDLKRAAPNGSSGANGSNGLTGSASTEQKCASPPRIPVSHSSSMSPAATAGWGDSGAPGAFLLRTPHLSQAADAYYQEPHPVPEPAHFQSSCECSYYASALHPPHKTCMAQFLRSSNVPESSLPPSAGPPSPFDPHTPHPHASSSSGYPPRDRMGPPSFHAHPGQPQYGPVVAAHGVYAPLYDSRRVWRPQLYHREDARSNSLPLEVLHSSVYQPPLRERFNSLDSNFCAGAERRLHRDCGHVRLGYDDLFRRKQEQWAHHHHHHHHHHSASRPSPSSPIFTIDFGPEHAESGGGGGQCAACRFRGEENLARYSPWSCGAIGPCLSPFDPHKPAPSCAEHPELDGSTAGGGEKRWLHSMDHYRRLKDEDPIIPFSEAPIISKWGAISRAARAGYHTADPICQGAAATAAAINLKDSSPHLDHRWSSRGSDSSSHSSFLESEHLCASERRRTSLSSGEKIAAAQMSYSRDGGRADGESDPGGDIELELCALDLEDAETGAQDVTILQPPEDSHLLPASRSSPLLSSPMEERPHSDGAAVDKMNAHLKKMAFRKSLSPGRLASGGLGVGKLVLQSGSARLEGASTLACPETPVTEMLLDVS; translated from the exons ATGCCGGTGCAGGCGGCTCAGTGGACGGAGTTCCTGTCCTGCCCCATCTGCTACAATGAGTTTGACAGCAGCGAGCACCAGCCCATCAGCCTGGGCTGCTCCCACACGGTGTGCAAGACCTGCCTCCACAAGCTGCACCGCAAGGCCTGCCCCTTCGACCAGACGCCCATCAGCACCGACATCGACCTGCTGCCCGTCAACTGcgccctgctgcagctggttggAGCTCAGGCGAGTCTGGAG ATCCCGGAGGTGCGGCTGGTGAGCCTGAACGGTGCCGCGGAGGTCAAGAGCTACGAGgtgtgcagggtgtgtgtggaggagctggctCTCTACCTGAGACCTCTGAGCGCCGCCAAAG GTGTGGCGAGCGTGTGCCCCAGCGTGCTCAGTCGGCCCATGCAGAGGAAGCTGGTGACGCTGGTGAACTgccagctggtggaggaggagggccgcGTGCGGGCGGTGCGGGCGGGACGCTCGCTGGGGGAGCGCACCGTCACCgagctcatcctgcagcaccagaactcccagcagctctctgcCAACCTGTGGGCCGCCGTGAGGGCCCGCGGGTGCCAGTTCCTGGGGCCCG CTATGCAGGAGGACGCGCTgaagctggttctgctggctcTGGAAGACGGCTCCGCTTTATCCAGGAAGGTGCTGGTGTTGTTCGTAGTCCAGAAGCTCGAGGCCCGCTTCCCCCAAGCCTCCAAAACCAGCATAGGACACGTGGTGCAGCTTCTCTACAGGGCCTCCTGCTTCAAG GTGACAAAGCGCGACGAGGACTCGTCCCTGATGCAGCTGAAAGAAGAGTTTCGGACGTACGAGGCCCTCAGGAGGGAACACGACGCCCAGATCGTCCACATCGCCATGGAGGCCGGCCTGCGAATCTCGCCTGAGCAGTGGTCGTCTCTGCTGTATGGAGACCTGGTCCACAAGTCCCATATGCAGTCTATCATTGACAAG CTGCAGTCCCCAGAGTCCTTCGCCAAAAGTGTCCAGGAGCTGACCATCGTTCTGCAGAGGACCGGTGACCCCGCCAACCTCACCAACCTCAGACCCCACCTGGAGCTCCTGGCCAACATAGACCACAACCCAG ATGCTCCCACTCCCCCCTGGGACGAGCTGGAAAGAGTGATGCTCGCTGTGAAGCTGGTGGTCCACGGTCTGGTAGAATTCATCCAGAACTTCAGCAAAAAGAGCCACGACACTCCACAG CCTCAGCCCAACAGCAAGTACAAGACCAGCATGTGTCGGGACCTCCGTCAGCAGGGGGGCTGTCCTCGGGGGAGCAACTGTACGTTTGCACACACGCAGGACGAGCTGGAGAA ATTCCGGCTGAGGAACAAGAAGAGCAGCGCCGCAGGCCGTGTGTTTCCTCTGGCGCCGGGGATTATGGGTAAAACCTTCGCTCTGGAGGCGGGGCTGCACACAGATGCTCCCGCAGGTGTGGCACAGGGACTCAAAGGCGACACCACGACGGTTCTGGTGGAGGGTGTGGCCGGCGGAACGCACCACAAGCTGATCTCCAGAGGCGCTGACGCGATGGAAGACCTGAAGAGGGCGGCGCCGAATGGATCCAGCGGAGCCAACGGGTCCAACGGGCTGACGGGCAGCGCCTCGACCGAGCA GAAGTGCGCCTCCCCTCCCAGGATCCCTGTCAGccactcctcctccatgtcGCCCGCGGCAACAGCCGGTTGGGGCGACAGCGGCGCCCCCGGCGCGTTCCTGCTGCGAACGCCGCATCTGTCCCAGGCAGCGGACGCGTACTACCAGGAGCCCCACCCGGTGCCGGAGCCGGCCCATTTCCAGAGCAGCTGTGAGT gtTCCTACTACGCGTCGGCTCTTCACCCCCCTCACAAAACCTGCATGGCTCAGTTCCTCCGCTCCTCCAACGTCCCGGAATCCTCTCTGCCGCCCTCCGCCGGCCCGCCATCCCCTTTCGACCCCCACACGCCGCACCCgcacgcctcctcctcctcgggctACCCGCCCAGAGACCGGATGGGGCCCCCCAGCTTCCACGCCCACCCGGGGCAGCCTCAGTACGGCCCTGTGGTGGCGGCCCACGGCGTTTACGCCCCCCTCTACGACAGCAGGAGAGTGTGGCGCCCTCAG CTGTACCACCGAGAGGACGCCAGGAGCAACTCGCTGCCGCTGGAGGTGCTGCACTCCTCCGTCTACCAGCCCCCCCTCAGGGAGCGCTTCAACTCCCTGGACAGCAACTTCTGCGCTGGAGCGGAACGCCGCCTGCACAGG gactgcGGCCACGTCCGGCTGGGATACGACGATCTGttcaggaggaagcaggagcagtgggctcatcatcaccaccaccaccaccaccaccacagcgcCAGCAGGCCCTCGCCGTCCTCCCCCATCTTCACCATCGATTTTGGACCCGAG CACGcggagagcggcggcggcggcggccagtGCGCAGCGTGCCGGTTCCGGGGCGAGGAGAATCTAGCACGCTACTCTCCGTGGTCCTGCGGCGCCATCGGGCCCTGCCTCAGCCCCTTCGACCCCCACAAGCCGGCCCCCTCCTGCGCCGAGCACCCG GAGCTGGACGGTAGCACCGCGGGCGGCGGCGAGAAGCGATGGCTGCACTCGATGGATCACTACCGACGCCTGAAGGACGAGGACCCCATCATTCCCTTCAGCGAGGCGCCCATCATCTCCAAGTGGGGCGCCATCTCCAGGGCGGCCCGGGCCGGGTACCACACCGCGGACCCCATCTGCCAgggcgccgccgccaccgccgccgccatcaaCCTTAAAG ATTCCAGCCCTCACCTGGACCACAGgtggagctccagaggctccgACTCCTCCAGCCACTCCAGTTTCCTGGAGAG TGAGCATCTGTGCGCGTCAGAGCGGCGCCGGACGTCCCTGAGCAGCGGCGAGAAGATCGCGGCGGCCCAGATGTCCTACAGCCGGGACGGAGGCCGGGCCGACGGGGAATCGGACCCAGGCGGAGACATCGAGCTGGAACTCTGCGCTCTGGACCTGGAGGACGCCGAGACGGGAGCTCAG GATGTGACCATCCTGCAGCCTCCGGAGGAttcccacctcctcccagcatcccgctcctcccccctcctctcttctcccatGGAGGAGCGCCCCCACTCAGACGGTGCTGCTGTGGACAAGATGAACGCCCACCTGAAGAAGATGGCCTTCAG GAAGTCTCTGTCCCCTGGGCGGTTGGCGTCCGGAGGTCTGGGAGTCGGGAAGCTGGTGCTGCAGAGCGGATCTGCTCGGCTGGAGGGCGCTTCCACCCTCGCCTGCCCGGAGACGCCCGTGACCGAGATGCTGCTGGATGTCAGCTAA
- the rc3h2 gene encoding roquin-2 isoform X4 has protein sequence MPVQAAQWTEFLSCPICYNEFDSSEHQPISLGCSHTVCKTCLHKLHRKACPFDQTPISTDIDLLPVNCALLQLVGAQIPEVRLVSLNGAAEVKSYEVCRVCVEELALYLRPLSAAKGVASVCPSVLSRPMQRKLVTLVNCQLVEEEGRVRAVRAGRSLGERTVTELILQHQNSQQLSANLWAAVRARGCQFLGPAMQEDALKLVLLALEDGSALSRKVLVLFVVQKLEARFPQASKTSIGHVVQLLYRASCFKVTKRDEDSSLMQLKEEFRTYEALRREHDAQIVHIAMEAGLRISPEQWSSLLYGDLVHKSHMQSIIDKLQSPESFAKSVQELTIVLQRTGDPANLTNLRPHLELLANIDHNPDAPTPPWDELERVMLAVKLVVHGLVEFIQNFSKKSHDTPQPQPNSKYKTSMCRDLRQQGGCPRGSNCTFAHTQDELEKFRLRNKKSSAAGRVFPLAPGIMGKTFALEAGLHTDAPAGVAQGLKGDTTTVLVEGVAGGTHHKLISRGADAMEDLKRAAPNGSSGANGSNGLTGSASTEQKCASPPRIPVSHSSSMSPAATAGWGDSGAPGAFLLRTPHLSQAADAYYQEPHPVPEPAHFQSSCECSYYASALHPPHKTCMAQFLRSSNVPESSLPPSAGPPSPFDPHTPHPHASSSSGYPPRDRMGPPSFHAHPGQPQYGPVVAAHGVYAPLYDSRRVWRPQLYHREDARSNSLPLEVLHSSVYQPPLRERFNSLDSNFCAGAERRLHRDCGHVRLGYDDLFRRKQEQWAHHHHHHHHHHSASRPSPSSPIFTIDFGPEHAESGGGGGQCAACRFRGEENLARYSPWSCGAIGPCLSPFDPHKPAPSCAEHPELDGSTAGGGEKRWLHSMDHYRRLKDEDPIIPFSEAPIISKWGAISRAARAGYHTADPICQGAAATAAAINLKDSSPHLDHRWSSRGSDSSSHSSFLESEHLCASERRRTSLSSGEKIAAAQMSYSRDGGRADGESDPGGDIELELCALDLEDAETGAQDVTILQPPEDSHLLPASRSSPLLSSPMEERPHSDGAAVDKMNAHLKKMAFRKSLSPGRLASGGLGVGKLVLQSGSARLEGASTLACPETPVTEMLLDVS, from the exons ATGCCGGTGCAGGCGGCTCAGTGGACGGAGTTCCTGTCCTGCCCCATCTGCTACAATGAGTTTGACAGCAGCGAGCACCAGCCCATCAGCCTGGGCTGCTCCCACACGGTGTGCAAGACCTGCCTCCACAAGCTGCACCGCAAGGCCTGCCCCTTCGACCAGACGCCCATCAGCACCGACATCGACCTGCTGCCCGTCAACTGcgccctgctgcagctggttggAGCTCAG ATCCCGGAGGTGCGGCTGGTGAGCCTGAACGGTGCCGCGGAGGTCAAGAGCTACGAGgtgtgcagggtgtgtgtggaggagctggctCTCTACCTGAGACCTCTGAGCGCCGCCAAAG GTGTGGCGAGCGTGTGCCCCAGCGTGCTCAGTCGGCCCATGCAGAGGAAGCTGGTGACGCTGGTGAACTgccagctggtggaggaggagggccgcGTGCGGGCGGTGCGGGCGGGACGCTCGCTGGGGGAGCGCACCGTCACCgagctcatcctgcagcaccagaactcccagcagctctctgcCAACCTGTGGGCCGCCGTGAGGGCCCGCGGGTGCCAGTTCCTGGGGCCCG CTATGCAGGAGGACGCGCTgaagctggttctgctggctcTGGAAGACGGCTCCGCTTTATCCAGGAAGGTGCTGGTGTTGTTCGTAGTCCAGAAGCTCGAGGCCCGCTTCCCCCAAGCCTCCAAAACCAGCATAGGACACGTGGTGCAGCTTCTCTACAGGGCCTCCTGCTTCAAG GTGACAAAGCGCGACGAGGACTCGTCCCTGATGCAGCTGAAAGAAGAGTTTCGGACGTACGAGGCCCTCAGGAGGGAACACGACGCCCAGATCGTCCACATCGCCATGGAGGCCGGCCTGCGAATCTCGCCTGAGCAGTGGTCGTCTCTGCTGTATGGAGACCTGGTCCACAAGTCCCATATGCAGTCTATCATTGACAAG CTGCAGTCCCCAGAGTCCTTCGCCAAAAGTGTCCAGGAGCTGACCATCGTTCTGCAGAGGACCGGTGACCCCGCCAACCTCACCAACCTCAGACCCCACCTGGAGCTCCTGGCCAACATAGACCACAACCCAG ATGCTCCCACTCCCCCCTGGGACGAGCTGGAAAGAGTGATGCTCGCTGTGAAGCTGGTGGTCCACGGTCTGGTAGAATTCATCCAGAACTTCAGCAAAAAGAGCCACGACACTCCACAG CCTCAGCCCAACAGCAAGTACAAGACCAGCATGTGTCGGGACCTCCGTCAGCAGGGGGGCTGTCCTCGGGGGAGCAACTGTACGTTTGCACACACGCAGGACGAGCTGGAGAA ATTCCGGCTGAGGAACAAGAAGAGCAGCGCCGCAGGCCGTGTGTTTCCTCTGGCGCCGGGGATTATGGGTAAAACCTTCGCTCTGGAGGCGGGGCTGCACACAGATGCTCCCGCAGGTGTGGCACAGGGACTCAAAGGCGACACCACGACGGTTCTGGTGGAGGGTGTGGCCGGCGGAACGCACCACAAGCTGATCTCCAGAGGCGCTGACGCGATGGAAGACCTGAAGAGGGCGGCGCCGAATGGATCCAGCGGAGCCAACGGGTCCAACGGGCTGACGGGCAGCGCCTCGACCGAGCA GAAGTGCGCCTCCCCTCCCAGGATCCCTGTCAGccactcctcctccatgtcGCCCGCGGCAACAGCCGGTTGGGGCGACAGCGGCGCCCCCGGCGCGTTCCTGCTGCGAACGCCGCATCTGTCCCAGGCAGCGGACGCGTACTACCAGGAGCCCCACCCGGTGCCGGAGCCGGCCCATTTCCAGAGCAGCTGTGAGT gtTCCTACTACGCGTCGGCTCTTCACCCCCCTCACAAAACCTGCATGGCTCAGTTCCTCCGCTCCTCCAACGTCCCGGAATCCTCTCTGCCGCCCTCCGCCGGCCCGCCATCCCCTTTCGACCCCCACACGCCGCACCCgcacgcctcctcctcctcgggctACCCGCCCAGAGACCGGATGGGGCCCCCCAGCTTCCACGCCCACCCGGGGCAGCCTCAGTACGGCCCTGTGGTGGCGGCCCACGGCGTTTACGCCCCCCTCTACGACAGCAGGAGAGTGTGGCGCCCTCAG CTGTACCACCGAGAGGACGCCAGGAGCAACTCGCTGCCGCTGGAGGTGCTGCACTCCTCCGTCTACCAGCCCCCCCTCAGGGAGCGCTTCAACTCCCTGGACAGCAACTTCTGCGCTGGAGCGGAACGCCGCCTGCACAGG gactgcGGCCACGTCCGGCTGGGATACGACGATCTGttcaggaggaagcaggagcagtgggctcatcatcaccaccaccaccaccaccaccacagcgcCAGCAGGCCCTCGCCGTCCTCCCCCATCTTCACCATCGATTTTGGACCCGAG CACGcggagagcggcggcggcggcggccagtGCGCAGCGTGCCGGTTCCGGGGCGAGGAGAATCTAGCACGCTACTCTCCGTGGTCCTGCGGCGCCATCGGGCCCTGCCTCAGCCCCTTCGACCCCCACAAGCCGGCCCCCTCCTGCGCCGAGCACCCG GAGCTGGACGGTAGCACCGCGGGCGGCGGCGAGAAGCGATGGCTGCACTCGATGGATCACTACCGACGCCTGAAGGACGAGGACCCCATCATTCCCTTCAGCGAGGCGCCCATCATCTCCAAGTGGGGCGCCATCTCCAGGGCGGCCCGGGCCGGGTACCACACCGCGGACCCCATCTGCCAgggcgccgccgccaccgccgccgccatcaaCCTTAAAG ATTCCAGCCCTCACCTGGACCACAGgtggagctccagaggctccgACTCCTCCAGCCACTCCAGTTTCCTGGAGAG TGAGCATCTGTGCGCGTCAGAGCGGCGCCGGACGTCCCTGAGCAGCGGCGAGAAGATCGCGGCGGCCCAGATGTCCTACAGCCGGGACGGAGGCCGGGCCGACGGGGAATCGGACCCAGGCGGAGACATCGAGCTGGAACTCTGCGCTCTGGACCTGGAGGACGCCGAGACGGGAGCTCAG GATGTGACCATCCTGCAGCCTCCGGAGGAttcccacctcctcccagcatcccgctcctcccccctcctctcttctcccatGGAGGAGCGCCCCCACTCAGACGGTGCTGCTGTGGACAAGATGAACGCCCACCTGAAGAAGATGGCCTTCAG GAAGTCTCTGTCCCCTGGGCGGTTGGCGTCCGGAGGTCTGGGAGTCGGGAAGCTGGTGCTGCAGAGCGGATCTGCTCGGCTGGAGGGCGCTTCCACCCTCGCCTGCCCGGAGACGCCCGTGACCGAGATGCTGCTGGATGTCAGCTAA
- the rc3h2 gene encoding roquin-2 isoform X3: MPVQAAQWTEFLSCPICYNEFDSSEHQPISLGCSHTVCKTCLHKLHRKACPFDQTPISTDIDLLPVNCALLQLVGAQASLEIPEVRLVSLNGAAEVKSYEVCRVCVEELALYLRPLSAAKGVASVCPSVLSRPMQRKLVTLVNCQLVEEEGRVRAVRAGRSLGERTVTELILQHQNSQQLSANLWAAVRARGCQFLGPAMQEDALKLVLLALEDGSALSRKVLVLFVVQKLEARFPQASKTSIGHVVQLLYRASCFKVTKRDEDSSLMQLKEEFRTYEALRREHDAQIVHIAMEAGLRISPEQWSSLLYGDLVHKSHMQSIIDKLQSPESFAKSVQELTIVLQRTGDPANLTNLRPHLELLANIDHNPDAPTPPWDELERVMLAVKLVVHGLVEFIQNFSKKSHDTPQPQPNSKYKTSMCRDLRQQGGCPRGSNCTFAHTQDELEKFRLRNKKSSAAGRVFPLAPGIMGKTFALEAGLHTDAPAGVAQGLKGDTTTVLVEGVAGGTHHKLISRGADAMEDLKRAAPNGSSGANGSNGLTGSASTEQKCASPPRIPVSHSSSMSPAATAGWGDSGAPGAFLLRTPHLSQAADAYYQEPHPVPEPAHFQSSCSYYASALHPPHKTCMAQFLRSSNVPESSLPPSAGPPSPFDPHTPHPHASSSSGYPPRDRMGPPSFHAHPGQPQYGPVVAAHGVYAPLYDSRRVWRPQLYHREDARSNSLPLEVLHSSVYQPPLRERFNSLDSNFCAGAERRLHRDCGHVRLGYDDLFRRKQEQWAHHHHHHHHHHSASRPSPSSPIFTIDFGPEHAESGGGGGQCAACRFRGEENLARYSPWSCGAIGPCLSPFDPHKPAPSCAEHPELDGSTAGGGEKRWLHSMDHYRRLKDEDPIIPFSEAPIISKWGAISRAARAGYHTADPICQGAAATAAAINLKDSSPHLDHRWSSRGSDSSSHSSFLESEHLCASERRRTSLSSGEKIAAAQMSYSRDGGRADGESDPGGDIELELCALDLEDAETGAQDVTILQPPEDSHLLPASRSSPLLSSPMEERPHSDGAAVDKMNAHLKKMAFRKSLSPGRLASGGLGVGKLVLQSGSARLEGASTLACPETPVTEMLLDVS, translated from the exons ATGCCGGTGCAGGCGGCTCAGTGGACGGAGTTCCTGTCCTGCCCCATCTGCTACAATGAGTTTGACAGCAGCGAGCACCAGCCCATCAGCCTGGGCTGCTCCCACACGGTGTGCAAGACCTGCCTCCACAAGCTGCACCGCAAGGCCTGCCCCTTCGACCAGACGCCCATCAGCACCGACATCGACCTGCTGCCCGTCAACTGcgccctgctgcagctggttggAGCTCAGGCGAGTCTGGAG ATCCCGGAGGTGCGGCTGGTGAGCCTGAACGGTGCCGCGGAGGTCAAGAGCTACGAGgtgtgcagggtgtgtgtggaggagctggctCTCTACCTGAGACCTCTGAGCGCCGCCAAAG GTGTGGCGAGCGTGTGCCCCAGCGTGCTCAGTCGGCCCATGCAGAGGAAGCTGGTGACGCTGGTGAACTgccagctggtggaggaggagggccgcGTGCGGGCGGTGCGGGCGGGACGCTCGCTGGGGGAGCGCACCGTCACCgagctcatcctgcagcaccagaactcccagcagctctctgcCAACCTGTGGGCCGCCGTGAGGGCCCGCGGGTGCCAGTTCCTGGGGCCCG CTATGCAGGAGGACGCGCTgaagctggttctgctggctcTGGAAGACGGCTCCGCTTTATCCAGGAAGGTGCTGGTGTTGTTCGTAGTCCAGAAGCTCGAGGCCCGCTTCCCCCAAGCCTCCAAAACCAGCATAGGACACGTGGTGCAGCTTCTCTACAGGGCCTCCTGCTTCAAG GTGACAAAGCGCGACGAGGACTCGTCCCTGATGCAGCTGAAAGAAGAGTTTCGGACGTACGAGGCCCTCAGGAGGGAACACGACGCCCAGATCGTCCACATCGCCATGGAGGCCGGCCTGCGAATCTCGCCTGAGCAGTGGTCGTCTCTGCTGTATGGAGACCTGGTCCACAAGTCCCATATGCAGTCTATCATTGACAAG CTGCAGTCCCCAGAGTCCTTCGCCAAAAGTGTCCAGGAGCTGACCATCGTTCTGCAGAGGACCGGTGACCCCGCCAACCTCACCAACCTCAGACCCCACCTGGAGCTCCTGGCCAACATAGACCACAACCCAG ATGCTCCCACTCCCCCCTGGGACGAGCTGGAAAGAGTGATGCTCGCTGTGAAGCTGGTGGTCCACGGTCTGGTAGAATTCATCCAGAACTTCAGCAAAAAGAGCCACGACACTCCACAG CCTCAGCCCAACAGCAAGTACAAGACCAGCATGTGTCGGGACCTCCGTCAGCAGGGGGGCTGTCCTCGGGGGAGCAACTGTACGTTTGCACACACGCAGGACGAGCTGGAGAA ATTCCGGCTGAGGAACAAGAAGAGCAGCGCCGCAGGCCGTGTGTTTCCTCTGGCGCCGGGGATTATGGGTAAAACCTTCGCTCTGGAGGCGGGGCTGCACACAGATGCTCCCGCAGGTGTGGCACAGGGACTCAAAGGCGACACCACGACGGTTCTGGTGGAGGGTGTGGCCGGCGGAACGCACCACAAGCTGATCTCCAGAGGCGCTGACGCGATGGAAGACCTGAAGAGGGCGGCGCCGAATGGATCCAGCGGAGCCAACGGGTCCAACGGGCTGACGGGCAGCGCCTCGACCGAGCA GAAGTGCGCCTCCCCTCCCAGGATCCCTGTCAGccactcctcctccatgtcGCCCGCGGCAACAGCCGGTTGGGGCGACAGCGGCGCCCCCGGCGCGTTCCTGCTGCGAACGCCGCATCTGTCCCAGGCAGCGGACGCGTACTACCAGGAGCCCCACCCGGTGCCGGAGCCGGCCCATTTCCAGAGCAGCT gtTCCTACTACGCGTCGGCTCTTCACCCCCCTCACAAAACCTGCATGGCTCAGTTCCTCCGCTCCTCCAACGTCCCGGAATCCTCTCTGCCGCCCTCCGCCGGCCCGCCATCCCCTTTCGACCCCCACACGCCGCACCCgcacgcctcctcctcctcgggctACCCGCCCAGAGACCGGATGGGGCCCCCCAGCTTCCACGCCCACCCGGGGCAGCCTCAGTACGGCCCTGTGGTGGCGGCCCACGGCGTTTACGCCCCCCTCTACGACAGCAGGAGAGTGTGGCGCCCTCAG CTGTACCACCGAGAGGACGCCAGGAGCAACTCGCTGCCGCTGGAGGTGCTGCACTCCTCCGTCTACCAGCCCCCCCTCAGGGAGCGCTTCAACTCCCTGGACAGCAACTTCTGCGCTGGAGCGGAACGCCGCCTGCACAGG gactgcGGCCACGTCCGGCTGGGATACGACGATCTGttcaggaggaagcaggagcagtgggctcatcatcaccaccaccaccaccaccaccacagcgcCAGCAGGCCCTCGCCGTCCTCCCCCATCTTCACCATCGATTTTGGACCCGAG CACGcggagagcggcggcggcggcggccagtGCGCAGCGTGCCGGTTCCGGGGCGAGGAGAATCTAGCACGCTACTCTCCGTGGTCCTGCGGCGCCATCGGGCCCTGCCTCAGCCCCTTCGACCCCCACAAGCCGGCCCCCTCCTGCGCCGAGCACCCG GAGCTGGACGGTAGCACCGCGGGCGGCGGCGAGAAGCGATGGCTGCACTCGATGGATCACTACCGACGCCTGAAGGACGAGGACCCCATCATTCCCTTCAGCGAGGCGCCCATCATCTCCAAGTGGGGCGCCATCTCCAGGGCGGCCCGGGCCGGGTACCACACCGCGGACCCCATCTGCCAgggcgccgccgccaccgccgccgccatcaaCCTTAAAG ATTCCAGCCCTCACCTGGACCACAGgtggagctccagaggctccgACTCCTCCAGCCACTCCAGTTTCCTGGAGAG TGAGCATCTGTGCGCGTCAGAGCGGCGCCGGACGTCCCTGAGCAGCGGCGAGAAGATCGCGGCGGCCCAGATGTCCTACAGCCGGGACGGAGGCCGGGCCGACGGGGAATCGGACCCAGGCGGAGACATCGAGCTGGAACTCTGCGCTCTGGACCTGGAGGACGCCGAGACGGGAGCTCAG GATGTGACCATCCTGCAGCCTCCGGAGGAttcccacctcctcccagcatcccgctcctcccccctcctctcttctcccatGGAGGAGCGCCCCCACTCAGACGGTGCTGCTGTGGACAAGATGAACGCCCACCTGAAGAAGATGGCCTTCAG GAAGTCTCTGTCCCCTGGGCGGTTGGCGTCCGGAGGTCTGGGAGTCGGGAAGCTGGTGCTGCAGAGCGGATCTGCTCGGCTGGAGGGCGCTTCCACCCTCGCCTGCCCGGAGACGCCCGTGACCGAGATGCTGCTGGATGTCAGCTAA